A genomic window from Emys orbicularis isolate rEmyOrb1 chromosome 8, rEmyOrb1.hap1, whole genome shotgun sequence includes:
- the LOC135882562 gene encoding melatonin receptor type 1A-like, whose amino-acid sequence MEEEGSQLKNLSAGLGREDGLYPTWVVIMLAVILIITITVDILGNLLVIVSVFKNKNLRKAGNAFVVSLAIADLLVAFYPYPLVLMAIFHDGWVMGYLHCQVSGFLMGISVIGSIFNITGIAINRYCYICHSLKYDKLFSGTNTVCYVGLVWALTLLAIMPNLFVESLQYDPRVYSCTFAQSVSALYTIAVVVIHFFLPITIVSYCYLRIWVLVIQVRRRVKPDTQPKIKSHDFWNFLTMFMVFVLFAVCWAPLNFIGFAVAVQPTLGSLIPEWLFTASYFLAYFNSCLNAVVYGAMNNNFRKEYKRIILTVLQLAYRADGD is encoded by the exons ATGGAGGAGGAAGGTTCTCAGCTGAAGAACCTGTCTGCTGGCTTGGGAAGGGAGGATGGTCTCTACCCCACCTGGGTGGTGATCATGCTGGCTGTCATCCTCATCATCACCATCACTGTGGACATCCTGGGCAACCTCCTGGTGATTGTCTCAGTCTTCAAGAACAAGAACCTGAGAAAAGCAG GCAATGCCTTTGTGGTGAGCTTGGCCATTGCAGACTTACTAGTGGCTTTTTACCCTTATCCCCTGGTCCTGATGGCTATTTTCCATGACGGCTGGGTGATGGGGTACCTCCATTGCCAGGTCAGCGGCTTCCTGATGGGCATCAGCGTTATCGGCTCCATCTTCAACATCACTGGCATTGCCATTAACCGCTACTGCTACATCTGCCACAGCCTGAAGTACGACAAGCTTTTCTCGGGCACCAACACCGTGTGCTACGTGGGGCTGGTTTGGGCACTCACCTTGCTGGCCATCATGCCAAACCTCTTTGTGGAGTCCCTGCAGTACGACCCGCGGGTGTACTCCTGCACCTTTGCCCAGTCTGTCAGCGCCCTCTACACCATCGCTGTGGTGGTCATCCATTTCTTCCTCCCCATCACCATCGTCAGCTACTGCTACCTGCGGATTTGGGTGCTGGTCATCCAGGTGCGCCGCAGGGTCAAGCCGGACACGCAGCCCAAAATCAAGTCCCATGATTTCTGGAACTTCCTGACCATGTTCATGGTCTTTGTGCTCTTCGCTGTGTGCTGGGCGCCGTTAAACTTCATCGGCTTCGCGGTGGCGGTCCAGCCCACACTGGGTTCCTTGATACCTGAGTGGCTCTTCACGGCCAGCTACTTCTTGGCCTACTTCAACAGCTGTCTGAACGCTGTGGTTTATGGGGCGATGAACAATAACTTTAGGAAAGAGTACAAGAGAATCATACTGACTGTGTTGCAACTGGCTTACAGGGCTGATGGAGACTAG